The Phormidium yuhuli AB48 DNA window TTGGGTTAGTTGCTCTTCGTCAAAGGGATAGGCCAGTTGTAATCGGGCTAAGTCCCCTTGAATCTGTTGGAAGAGGGGGTCCGGGGCGATGGGTTCCTCCTCAAAGATGGGAACTTCATCCCAGTTGTCAAATTGGGTGGTTTGCGGGTTGCGGGAATAGAGTTCTCGTCCCAGGTCCCGAGAGGCTTGTTGGATAAACTTATAGAGAATCACTGGGAACAGGAGAATTAATAGGCTAATGAGGGGGAGTGCCAAGTTCGGGTTTACGATCGCCGTCAACACTACTAAAATTGGCAACAGTTGTAAGATGATAAGTATCGGTGGGTTATCTTTCATCAGGTTTAGATCGCGACCTTGAGCAATCGTTGGGGCGATCGCACCCCCTTCCTTCAGTCTAAAGGATTCCTTCGCCGACAACGGGAGATAGTCAGGGTGACGGCATCCCCCATGACTCAAGTTCCAGTTGACGTTCAGTTGCAGTTGAGGCAAAGTCTGTGTCTAAAAAGCGTTCGGGTTGGTTTAGTCGTATTGTCCTGGCCATCGGCTTAATCGCCTTTCTTGGCTTCTCCATCGCCCCCCTACTCGGTGGGGTGTTACAAGGGACTCAGGGGCGTTCTACCCCCACCCCCACCAACACCCCCAGCGCCACCACTCCGGATGATGACCTCAAGGCTCAGGAACGGGGCTATAAGTTGGTGTTGGAACGGGAACCGGATAATCGCACGGCCTTGCGCGGCTTGATTGATGTCCGTCGTCAGTTGAATGATGTGGAGGGGACCGTCGCTCCCTTAGAACGGCTGGCGGAACTGAATCCCGAGGAATCTCGCTTCCGGGTGTTACTCGCTCAGACAAAACAGTATTTGGGCGATCGCGAGGGAGCGGTGGAAACCTATCGGGCCCTGATTAACCAGGAACCGGGCAATGTCCAGGCCCTTCAGGGATTGGTGACCTTACTGCTTCAGGAAAACCGCCCCGAATCAGCGATCGCGGCCATTGAAGATGTCCTCCAGTTAGCCCCCCAAGCCAACCAAGCTGAACCCGGTAGTATTGATGTCGTCTCCACTCAACTGCTCCTGGGACAAGTCTATGCCGAGCAACAACGCTATGACCAGGCGTTAAATGTCTTTGAAAATCTCAGTCAAGAGCATTCGAGTGATTTTCGTCCCCTAGTCGGTAAAGGGTTAATCTTAGAGGAAATGGGTCAACTCGATGAGGCCAGATCAGCTCTCAATACGGCCCTAGACTTAGCCCCCGCGCAACAGAGAGACCGGATTCAAATTCTCCTGGAGGATATCCAAGCTCGTGAAGCCGCTCCCCCTGAAGAAACCGAGTCTGGGGAGTAAGTCCCCACCCCCCTCTAAGTAAGCGTCTGTCCTGTATTGGTTGAGGAGTAATCCCGTGGCATCGGAAGAAATCGTCCGCTTCTTTATTGAGGAAGGAAAAGAACACCTCAATACCCTAGAAAATGGCTTATTAGACCTACCAGCAACGGTCCAAAATCAGGAAGAAATTGATGAAATGTTCCGTGCGGCTCACTCAGTGAAAGGGGGAGCGGCGATGTTGGGCTATAGTTCCATTCAAAAGGTCGCCCACCGCCTGGAGGATTATTTCAAGGTCTTAAAAGAGGAGACCTTACCCATTGACCGTAAGTTAGAAAGTCTCTTTTTGCAGGGGGTGGATTCTCTGCGAGAACTCTTGGAACTCCTACAAAGTCCTTTCGGGTTACGGGATGAGGATGCGGATGAGGTCTTTAGTCGGGTGGAACCGGCGTTTGTGGAACTAGAGGCTCATCTGAAACATCTGCAAGCGGGGGGAAGTCCCGTTGATACCCCAGCCGCCAGCGCCTCCCCAGCACCAACGGGCAATCTTCAAGGGGACGTCAGCGAGATATTACGGCAGATGTTAAGTCTGTTTCGTCAGCAGGAGAGTTCCGAGAGTCGGCAGAAGTTAGCGGTCTTTTGTCAGCATCTCCAGGAATTGGCCTCGGAGTCTTCCCCTTGGATATCTCTCACGGATTTAGCCGATCGCGCAGTTCGCAATGAGAACAACCCCTATCGTATTCTAGCGCCGGTGGTGATTGTAGAATTACGAGAGGCCAGTGAGGCGATCGCCGCCGGGGATGAGGGGTCCATCGCCCCCAGTTTCAGTCTCAAACATCTAGCCGAAGCACAACCCGGCGCCTGGGGTCATTATGCCCTGATTCGCTCTGACCCCGCTTCAGCGGTGAAGGCCCTCACGGATGTGTTTGAAAAACCCCAGTTGATGAAGTTAGCAAAAATGCTTTACAAAGTCGCCCAAGCTTAAGCGATGCGTTCCGGCAAGCGATGCGTTCTGGCTGGTAGGGGCGAAAAATTTTTCGCCCTTACAATCGACCGGTCTAGGTCAATACCTGGACTGATGCCGGAACACATGCTACCATTTCTTTCCCCCTTTTGCCTCTTGCTTTCTTCCCCCCTGTTCCCTGTTCCCTGTTCCCTTCTCCCCCCATGACCCAAATTACGCTAACTGTTAATGGTGAACAAAAAGCCTGTGCTTCGGGGCGATCGCTGCCGGAGTTTTTACAGGAGATTGGACTCAATCCTCGTCTAATTGCTGTGGAGTACAACGGGGAAATTCTCCATCGTCAATATTGGCCGACAACGGAGATGAAAGAGGGCGATCGCCTGGAGATCGTGACGATTGTGGGTGGGGGTTGAGATAGGGGTATGGGTGTCGCCGCTTAACCGGATCAATCTCTACAAGAGGAGAGGAGGATGGGAGAGTTTTCTGTTATTTCCCAGATTCAGCTCGTGTTAGTTCTAAGTGATAGCGATAGAGGGCAACTGGACTGCCGTTGGCCCGGAAATAGGCGGGGTCTTTGGGAGATAAATAAATAGCCGTCAGTTGTTCGGACTCGATATGACTGGAATCCTGTTGTCGATAATCTGTTGTGGTTTCGACTTCGTTAAAATAGATTTGTCCGGGGGTTCGGAAGACTTGATAAATGATTTCGGTGGACAAAAAACGATCGCCCTCAGGCTGTTCACGACTCCGTCCGCGCACCACCGAGACTAATTCTTGCCCTCCCGCCATATCGATAACTTGACGGTTGGGATTGTCGGCATCGGGGATAATCTCAATCTCAGTCGTATCGCCAAAATAGGCTTTGCTAATGTTAGCACTATTGAAGGTGCGATCGCCCACCACTCCCCCCGCTTTAGGATTGGCTTGAAAGCGAACTTGGAAGCTTAAGGGTTGATTGAGATAACGCCGATTTCCCTCAAATCCGGGACTCTTTAAATCCGGGGCCAGAGGGGCCTCTAACTGCAACAGGGTACTCGTCACATCCCACGTTCCCGCCATCCAGTCGGGATAGAGGAGATCCTCTCGGTTCACAACCGTTACATTGGGTTTACGTTGCCAATAGGGAAATCGCTCAACCCGATCGCTCAAGGAATCCGCTAAAGCACTGGGCATGGCTAACAGGCCAACGACAACGAAACAACAGAATCCTTGGAGAATCAATCGAGTCAAAATAGCTAGCACAATACTGAATAGTTAGAGGGAATCCGCTAAAATTAGCAGCACCCTATTTTACAATAATTTGTCCCTTCTCATCAATCGTTAAAGGCGCATCGGGAAAATCCTCTGCCGTTAACCGGCGAATTAAGTCCACCGTGCGAAATTGAGGGTCTGGACGTGGGATGCCATCATAGCCTAAATGAATCGGAATAATTCGCCCTGATAGAAACTCCCCATCTAGGTTAAGTTCAACTTCCAAAATTAAGGAATAGGCTAATGCACCTTGAGTCGAAAGGGTTTCATACCCCAAAAAATCTGCTAAAGAGTAAGCAATCAAGCGATTATCCTGGATATTAATGGCCCGGGCAACATGGGGACCATGACCTAAAATCAAATCCGCCCCCGCCTCGATCGCCTCTCGGGAAAAACGGACAATGTTACCGCGATCTTCTCCTAAAAAGGATTCCTGGCGATCGCTCACCCGCATCGCCCCCACCCCTTCCGCCCCCGCATGAATTGACAACACCACAATCCCCGCATTTTTCTTCGCCTCACGAATCAGTTGCTTCGCCCCCTCATAATCATTGATGGAATTATGAAAATCATAGGTACTAAAGCCAATAAACGCAACCGTCGCATCCCCAACCTTAAGATAAGTGATTTGCCCCTTTTCCCCCGTTGTTGCCACATCAACAGCATTGAGATGACGAATGGTATCGCGGAAGCCAACTTCCCCAAAATCCATCGAGTGATTGTTCGCAATACTGAGAATCGTAAAGCCAACCTCACGAAATAGATTGGCATAACTTGGGGGAGAGCGAAAGGCAAACTGAGTACCACGACTGGTATCTTTAATACTATAGGGATGGTCCGTTAAGGTACTTTCATAGTTACCAAATAAAATATCAACCCCCTGAAGCTCTTGCTGGACTTGGGCAAAGAAAACCCCGGGGTCCGGGGGGAGGCGATGACTGGGATAATTGGTTCCGGGAATGATATCCCCGACGGCCTTAATGGTAATAGAACTGGGAAGATTGGGACTGGGAATCTCAGGAGGTTCGGGAAGAATTTCTGTAAGATTGGTTTCCGCTAGGGAGGGGTCTGGGGATGAGGTGGTGAGATAGTCCAGGTTTTGCGAGAAACGGGTCATCAGCGTTTGACCCAATTGACTGGTGTAAGCTCGGAACTGATGATGATCCAGCAGACCCCAAACCCCTCCCAGACTAACTCCCAAAAGGCTCAAGGCTGAAACTCTCACCAGCAACTGCTTAGACGCTTTTTTCAGAACCTGAGGAGTTTCAACGGCTGAAGGCTGAAGCGGCGCCACCGTAGGGGGAAACTCTTTTAGGGGATATTTATAGGTCCATTGTGGTTCCTGTTCTCCCAGTCGTCGTCCATAAATAACGATCGCCCGTACCCCCGCACGGGTATAGTCTTGTAATTCCCGTCGAGCCAGGGGAATACAGACGCTGCGGTCGGGAATAAAGGCCGCTTCAAACAAAACCTGCAACCAAGGCGCGTGTTCCTGCATTCGCACAACGATCGCATCGGACCGTAACGACCAGCGAATGGCTTGGATTCGGGCCTCCAGGTTTCTCGTCTGGGGATGGTTCGCTTCGGGTTGGCGTCCCACGGATTTAGACCACTCCATAGAATTACTTGCTCTGTTGTATCACAGATGCGATTGCCCCCAACCCGGAT harbors:
- a CDS encoding Hpt domain-containing protein, with amino-acid sequence MASEEIVRFFIEEGKEHLNTLENGLLDLPATVQNQEEIDEMFRAAHSVKGGAAMLGYSSIQKVAHRLEDYFKVLKEETLPIDRKLESLFLQGVDSLRELLELLQSPFGLRDEDADEVFSRVEPAFVELEAHLKHLQAGGSPVDTPAASASPAPTGNLQGDVSEILRQMLSLFRQQESSESRQKLAVFCQHLQELASESSPWISLTDLADRAVRNENNPYRILAPVVIVELREASEAIAAGDEGSIAPSFSLKHLAEAQPGAWGHYALIRSDPASAVKALTDVFEKPQLMKLAKMLYKVAQA
- the thiS gene encoding sulfur carrier protein ThiS; this translates as MTQITLTVNGEQKACASGRSLPEFLQEIGLNPRLIAVEYNGEILHRQYWPTTEMKEGDRLEIVTIVGGG
- a CDS encoding DUF6816 family protein gives rise to the protein MPSALADSLSDRVERFPYWQRKPNVTVVNREDLLYPDWMAGTWDVTSTLLQLEAPLAPDLKSPGFEGNRRYLNQPLSFQVRFQANPKAGGVVGDRTFNSANISKAYFGDTTEIEIIPDADNPNRQVIDMAGGQELVSVVRGRSREQPEGDRFLSTEIIYQVFRTPGQIYFNEVETTTDYRQQDSSHIESEQLTAIYLSPKDPAYFRANGSPVALYRYHLELTRAESGK
- a CDS encoding CapA family protein, producing the protein MEWSKSVGRQPEANHPQTRNLEARIQAIRWSLRSDAIVVRMQEHAPWLQVLFEAAFIPDRSVCIPLARRELQDYTRAGVRAIVIYGRRLGEQEPQWTYKYPLKEFPPTVAPLQPSAVETPQVLKKASKQLLVRVSALSLLGVSLGGVWGLLDHHQFRAYTSQLGQTLMTRFSQNLDYLTTSSPDPSLAETNLTEILPEPPEIPSPNLPSSITIKAVGDIIPGTNYPSHRLPPDPGVFFAQVQQELQGVDILFGNYESTLTDHPYSIKDTSRGTQFAFRSPPSYANLFREVGFTILSIANNHSMDFGEVGFRDTIRHLNAVDVATTGEKGQITYLKVGDATVAFIGFSTYDFHNSINDYEGAKQLIREAKKNAGIVVLSIHAGAEGVGAMRVSDRQESFLGEDRGNIVRFSREAIEAGADLILGHGPHVARAINIQDNRLIAYSLADFLGYETLSTQGALAYSLILEVELNLDGEFLSGRIIPIHLGYDGIPRPDPQFRTVDLIRRLTAEDFPDAPLTIDEKGQIIVK
- a CDS encoding J domain-containing protein produces the protein MPQLQLNVNWNLSHGGCRHPDYLPLSAKESFRLKEGGAIAPTIAQGRDLNLMKDNPPILIILQLLPILVVLTAIVNPNLALPLISLLILLFPVILYKFIQQASRDLGRELYSRNPQTTQFDNWDEVPIFEEEPIAPDPLFQQIQGDLARLQLAYPFDEEQLTQAYRRRARETHPDAGGSEREFIQVRQAYERLKEVLDLEMTQEF
- a CDS encoding tetratricopeptide repeat protein, with amino-acid sequence MSKKRSGWFSRIVLAIGLIAFLGFSIAPLLGGVLQGTQGRSTPTPTNTPSATTPDDDLKAQERGYKLVLEREPDNRTALRGLIDVRRQLNDVEGTVAPLERLAELNPEESRFRVLLAQTKQYLGDREGAVETYRALINQEPGNVQALQGLVTLLLQENRPESAIAAIEDVLQLAPQANQAEPGSIDVVSTQLLLGQVYAEQQRYDQALNVFENLSQEHSSDFRPLVGKGLILEEMGQLDEARSALNTALDLAPAQQRDRIQILLEDIQAREAAPPEETESGE